One window of the Dreissena polymorpha isolate Duluth1 chromosome 5, UMN_Dpol_1.0, whole genome shotgun sequence genome contains the following:
- the LOC127881850 gene encoding uncharacterized protein LOC127881850, whose protein sequence is MRANTLHFYLAGEPFSSTPAVGKSGRANKKKYVCPYSFSEQVDMLRNLHPDSESFEDLMTKDKGWRVRCMRAMGFEGTLTEFGGFFKEAITVSCLKTQSYIVAVKIMKDRAISGQKVNRNCFASLPGVQEKERIFPILQRWALGQIDRKGANKEWEETKKTQVKSQTARASNEQLRKRNQTLEQENSRLKNQLELLRKELDSALNKRKEDVFEFETLDQDIVPQITTKKRRAAYKVSFEMSSEPETDDSLIDPHWKPSPKNSSSSMDC, encoded by the exons ATGAGAGCCAACACTCTTCACTTCTACCTTGCTG GTGAGCCATTCAGCAGTACACCCGCTGTCGGCAAGTCTGGTAGAGCAAACAAGAAGAAATATGTGTGTCCATATAGCTTCTCTGAACAGGTTGAT ATGTTAAGGAATCTTCACCCAGACAGTGAGTCCTTTGAAGACCTGATGACCAAAGACAAAGGATGGAGAGTAAGGTGTATGCGAGCCATGGGATTTGAG GGAACACTGACGGAGTTTGGCGGATTTTTCAAAGAAGCCATCACTGTAAGCTGTTTAAAAACACAGAGTTACATTGTGGCAGTGAAAATAATGAAAGATAGGGCTATCTCTGGGCAGAAGGTCAATAGGAATTGCTTTGCAAGCTTGCCTGGAGTGCAAGAGAAGGAGAGAATCTTCCCAATTCTTCAAAGGTGGGCACTTGGCCAAATTGATAGGAAGGGAGCCAACAAAGAGTGGGAGGAAACGAAG AAAACACAAGTCAAGTCCCAGACAGCCAGGGCCTCCAATGAGCAGTTAAGAAAAAGGAACCAAACCTTGGAGCAAGAAAACTCTAGATTAAAAAATCAACTTGAATTGCTGCGGAAAGAG cttgACTCAGCACTGAACAAACGGAAGGAAGATGTGTTTGAGTTTGAAACCTTG GATCAAGACATCGTCCCTCAAATTACAACAAAAAAGAGACGCGCTGCATACAAGGTTTCATTCGAG ATGTCTTCAGAACCAGAAACAGATGACAGTTTAATTGATCCGCATTGGAAACCTTCACCTAAAAATTCTTCATCA AGTATGGACTGTTAG